The Girardinichthys multiradiatus isolate DD_20200921_A chromosome 23, DD_fGirMul_XY1, whole genome shotgun sequence DNA segment tattcagttcatcaatgtcacacttagaaattagtcacatatcatcctgatttgtcttgaataaagatgagtattagattaatggacatctaatgtaatttggatgcataaaccctacaaattgaatctaataaataattcccaccaagtatgaagtcatgactcagattctttatcaaaaatatattccttacttttggcatatcttgaactgtcagctagcttaatggcaccagggaaaactttcagtctaataaatcaccaatgattctgcatgcaaaactaaatcttttttaaaaaagttttaactatttcattaaccttttaatagtaaaacacataaatctaaatgtcatgctacatcctcaattattatacaaaaaaaaacacatgtttttaaggcaacaattgctacaagcattttgattctattgtctcataaacagtgttaaaactcaggaagggaggtgctgagcgttaccatgaaagcaaaggtgtgaaccaacctggtaggtgggcagagtcaggcagaactaacctctgatgggcagcctatgggcggaccccacagtttcttcattccaacccatccagtgtaccttaaactgcaaaactgttaacatgcacctacctcagaaacaagctgcttcttaactctcctgaaaactcaaggttttaatcaatctgggatttggaaacattattctaaacatggattattgtgtcatgcaacatataaacaaacattcattccaacaaaacaaacacaaaacatcaaagacaaacaaatagccagatttgaagcttcaagaattcaaagaaatttttaacaatctcttttcagaatatgttttctcagccatatcttttaatgctgtaattgatcaattttgttatgacaatcttcaggatccttttttaagatgagtgcacaaactatttagaagcacagcaacagttttctcttaaatgaatccaaattcactgatgctgaaaccttttgccaattctttgtactgtaactctgtaataataactacaatcctgagagttattgttataattctctttttgttttgctcaatttaATCACAGCTGTATTCCAGAATTTCtcttttcaggttaaatgcaaagaagtattttaagccggcgttgacatttttatggtatacccaaacaaaacaaaaactgcagtgtttgacttaatcagaaattaagataagaagcttgactccaaactggactttttacACATAGGGTTTCAAAGGGAGgacacacataattttccttaatttggctatttaaattttgagagttggggagaaacttattactagaacccctcttttacaatccaaatgctgataaatgttccagtattttatgatttagtaatctgaaattaccctgtgtacctttctactcctatgtattcttttaatctttaaaccctaagaaatcaaacaaggagactggagtttgagccgaccatcctcttactgttaagagggcctttatttcttttgtctttttctctccctaaaataaaggattttacttgtctttattccgttataaaaatcctaaccttggttccaaaccaaaactcttcaaccccaatctgtgttccccagagtagaaattttgagtattattgcatttcaaagccaccaaatgactggaacccatcattggcttagatctgttttaataggtaatcggtctacctttaattaagcaTTATAactttatggacccaaaatctatggcttacgggcttcaggagtccaggaaccacaggttgaatactactgcattgaacaatgatgttagctctctgcagagattgaaggattggctaaatatccccagacctgttagtgtattattcaattcaattcaattcaaagatactttattgatccccgaggggaaattagaattccagtacaacccatccggggacgggtcaccgaggctttgctgcccctaatttacctcagatcatatttgttcctaacccagttcataagaagcttcagacaaacattatactaaaaagccaaaaacaaaacaaaacaaaaaacacggatctgttttaaaataaagaaaaagcatgcttaaaaaacttggtactgtggtggaaaataactccacggttctgaaggcctttctatgcagagtcttttagaaaagatgagattagtttaatttttgtgtggtaccactgtccaattagattctttcttaccttcaaaaataacccaattttttccattctcatttttaaggtttgttttaacaaggaaaatgtgtttaacaaacccaattactctcaaaagtttaaaatgttttagctggtgatatcttagaaaacaacaagtgtttcaatatttctgtgcagcacagcactgattaggtttctctttccttctccaaagggagaaaaaagaaactgcagaaccaagcctttcatagttttttgttaggacctgatataaggtacagtgtaaataaacacaCCGCATGAATCAGAacagggaaggaaaaaaaactaatatacagtgccttgcgaaagtactcggcccccttttacaggtcaacctcttgccacatttcaggcttcaaacattaagttataaaattcaacttttttgtgaagaatcaacaacaggtTGGACACAATcctgaagtggaatgaaatttattggatgtgtcaaacttttttaacaaataaaaaactgaaaagtggggcgtgcaatattattcggccccaaTGCGTAAGTACTTTGTAGTgtcaccctttgctgcaattacagctgcaagtcgcttggggtatgtctttatcagttttgcacatcgagagactgaaattcttgcccattcttccttgcaaaacagctcgagctcagtgaggttggatggagagcgttcgtgaacaccagtcttcagctctttccacagattctcgattggattcaagtctggactttgacttggccattccaacacctggatacgtttatttgtgaaccattccattgtagatttggctttatgttttggatcattgtcttgttggaagataaatctctgtcccagtctctggtctcttgcagactccaacaggttttcttccagaatggtcctgtatttggcccaatccatcttcccataaattttgaccatcttccctgtccctgctgacaaaaagcaggcccaaaccatgatgctgccaccaccatgtttgacagtggggatggtgtgttcagggtgatgagctgtgttgcttttacgccaaacatatcgttttgcgtTGTGGCCACACATtttcattttggtttcatctgaccagagcaccttcttccacatgtttggtgtgtctcccaggtggcttgtggcaaactttaaatgagaccttttatggatatctttgagaaatggctttcttcttgccactcttccataaaggccagatttgtgcagtgtacgactgattgttgtcctatggacagactctcccacctcagctgtagatctctgcagttcatccagggtgatcatgggcctcttggctgcatctctgatcagtcttctccttgttcgagatgaaagtttagagggatgggcgggtcttggtagatttgcagtggtctgatactccttccatttcaatatgattgcttgcacagtgctccttgggatgtttaaagattgggaaatctttttgtatccaaatccgactttaaacttctccacagcagtatctcggacctgcctggtgtgttccttggtcttcatgatgcactgcgctttgaacagaaccctgagactatcacagagcaggtgcatttatacggagatttgattacacacaggtggattctatttatcatcatcagtcatttgggacaacattggatcattcagagatcctcactgaacttctggagtgagtttgcttcactgaaagtaaaggggccaaataatattgcatgccccacttttcggttttttattagttaaaaaagtttgacacatccaataaattttattccacttcacaattgtgtcccacttgttgattcttcacaaaaaagttgaattttatatctttatgtttgaagcctgaaatgtggcaaaaggttgaccagttcaagggggccgagtactttcgcaaggcactgtaaatttggttttggaagctctttcataaactggataaaaatattatacagttccccaGCAGCATGTATcaaaacaaataaccaaacatcttcccGCTTCTGTCTTCAGCGGGGCACCAGACAGGGATGTCCACTTTCCccctcattatttgctatttttattgaaccactagcAGCAGCAATCAGACAATCTAAAggtattaaaggcataaaatgcaggaatattgaacataaaatatgtctttatgcagatgatgtattaCTCTTTCTCCAGCATTCACAAACCTCTGTCGCTCAGGTAATTGGATAAATTATTTCTCAAGAATTTCCGActattctataaattggttaaaattgaCAGTTCTTCCAATCAATTGTTCTTTCCACAATTTTCCTAATATACAACTACagtcagggaatattacatatttgggcACTAACGTGTCTCCTAGAttggcagatttaacaaaactaaaccacatccgGCTCTTAAAAAAAGTAGAAGATGATCTTGCTAGATGGAAATTtctacccatatcactcatgggcagggttgcttcagtaaaaataatggtcttgccaaaaatcaattacttattctcaatgatTCCGAATAAACCatcatctgactggtttagatctctggactcctccatcacAAAATTTCTCTGGAAAGATAAGCCCCCACGTATTAGCCTAAAAACACTgcaaaagaccaaagataaaggaggactagatctgCCTAACTTTCATCTTTACTTCTTAGCTAACAGGCTACattacatctcaaaatggtttaaatacagtcctctagatgaaccctggctagacgtagaacagacattatgcaataatataAAGATTTCCGATCTACCATTTATTTGCTCAAATATAAAGCGACATGAATGCTTCAAAAGCCTCAAGgtcagcacctctctgacagcatcgtgggaatatctaaaaatgacagggtcttcactcATCTGGGCCtcatctggaacaaccctgacatcctacaaaaaaataatatgatacattttccatattggaggagtaaaggaattgaatacctggagcatatatttgaaggaattcagttcatcccatttaacagattaattatacaatacgggatggacaagaatacatttttagaatatcaacaaattaaatctataataaaaaatacatttagactTAAAAACGttgggttacaaatgccatcaagtgtactagagttcctaaaactcaactcacccaaattaatgtcaaaaatatacaggacactgtctaatatagatgaatcaatttcccttcctatttcgaaatgggaggtggacttagcagttaactttgaccaaacattctggtcccagatatgttccagaacttttaaactGACTAGTAACCCCAGTttgcaattaatacaatatGAAATACTTCATAGAGTATACTATACATGTCaacggatgttcaggatgggcTTGGCACCTTCTAATACTTGCTTAGAGTGTACAAGTAATATACCAGACAATTACATCCAtgcactatggttatgtacacccgttcagaggttctggtgcctgatatgtgaagacttatcaaagtgtctgaaatgtaatatttcaccttccctTTCGAtttgcttgttgggcaacttagatgagatcaccatagagacaaattcagttcacatggttttcactcCCTTATGCAtcgctaagaaaactatcctcatgaactggaaaaagaaaaaggctcCTTTAATCGGCTCCATCACCTAGTAGGGGTGGGGCGCCTTTGGCTTCGTCCTGTGGGGCGTTGTGGCGGATTCGGGGGGGTGTCTGGGTTGGGGCGTTTGGGGTGTCCCTGGGCTGGGATCTCTGGGGGGTCTGGCGCTGGGGGCTGTGGTCCCGGCCGGGGtggggctttggtggctctCGGGGGAGACATCTGGTGGCTGCATGAGATGCTCTCGGGGGGCCTGCGCCTGGGTGGGTCTGGGGCGGGCTTGGGGGCTCGGGGTTCCTGGGGTGTATCGACTCCCAGGCTGGGGCCCTGGCTGGGCCTTGGGGGCCTTGGGTCCTGGCAGGTATGTCGCCGGGGTTTTGGGGTAGTGCATTCCTGGGCGCCTGGCCCTGGCTCGGGGGCCTTTGGTGCATCGGCGGGCATAGGGGCCTCCGAAATTGGCAGGTAGGTCCCATCTCATGGCAGGTACTCTTTCCTTCAAGGAGCACATTCTGCTGGCGGGGCGGAGGGTCTGCGGGAGGGGGTGGGACGGGGTCAACCTGGGTGTCCAACGTCTTATGTGCTCTGGGATTTGTtcgaatgttggggtgggtgtaggtttCATTCTGGGGTGGGGATAGGTGGTTGACCTTGGATGGGTGTGGGCGTCGCTTAGTCCTGGGTGGTTCCGGCTCGGtttctggttccttgtcttgGTTCCGGTTACTGACGTTGGCCCCTTTTCTATCTGGGGGAGGTGGTtcggaggggtctgcatggtttgaGTGAGAGGGCTGGCCGGGGTTGTTCTCGGGGTGGACTGGTCTTGGCTTCCGGAtgggttttggctctgtgggctctcttTCCTTTTGTGGGCCTCGGGGTGGGTCTTCATGCGGGGCTGCTTCTGGCAGGTGTATGGGTGTCGGGCATGTTGGTCCCAGTTTTCAGTTGGTTCTCGGGGCCTGTTACCTGTCCCTGGTCTTTTGCCCGGTagatgtgcctatgcctccttcctttgttgggactcggcaaacgggggtgcctattggggtcagccggggagctggctccctgggagagcgttttgccccccagtccttccctccccatccccggaCACTTCCCTCCGCCAGCTCCATCACATTACCACTCAAAGAGGGCCTTGGGGTGTGGGTGCGCCATTGGAATGCCGctgatgttttccttttctgcggtcccatggcagcctgtgccccaattttattgtacaacttagacactctcacttataacattttcatgacattcacatgtagggCCCTGGGGGTGGGCGcacctggggttcctgtgcttcgGGGggtctttgga contains these protein-coding regions:
- the LOC124860738 gene encoding proteoglycan 4-like, producing the protein MKTHPEAHKRKESPQSQNPSGSQDQSTPRTTPASPLTQTMQTPPNHLPQIEKGPTSVTGTKTRNQKPSRNHPGLSDAHTHPRSTTYPHPRMKPTPTPTFEQIPEHIRRWTPRLTPSHPLPQTLRPASRMCSLKERVPAMRWDLPANFGGPYARRCTKGPRARARRPGMHYPKTPATYLPGPKAPKAQPGPQPGSRYTPGTPSPQARPRPTQAQAPREHLMQPPDVSPESHQSPTPAGTTAPSARPPRDPSPGTPQTPQPRHPPESATTPHRTKPKAPHPY